A region of the Paraburkholderia flava genome:
AGACATTTAGTCTATATTTGACTCGCACACCGACCGCGCTGCGTCCCACCGCGTCCGTTGTCGCGATCCCGACCACGAGAGGAACTCCCATGAACCTGAAGCTTTTCTTCTGCGCCGCCGTCTGCCTCGCGGGCGCCGCTCACGCGCAATCGGCGCAACCCGGCACGTTGCGCTTCGGCATCGAAGCCGCCTACCCGCCGTTCGAAAGCAAATCGCCGACGGGGCAGCTGCAAGGCTTCGACGTGGACGTCGGCAACGCGGTGTGCGCGAAGCTGAAGATGAAATGCGTGTGGGTCGAGAACGCGTTCGACGGTCTGATCCCCGCGCTGCAGGCCCGCAAGTTCGACGTGATCAACTCGGCGATGAACATCACCGCGAAGCGTCAGCAGAGCATCGATTTCACGCCGCCTATCTACATCGTCCCGATCGTCGCGATCGCGCGGCGTGATTCGAACCTGCTGCCGAACACGACCAGCCTGCACGGCAAGCGCGTCGGCGTGCTGCAGGGCTCGGCGCAGGAAGATTTCCTGAAGAAACACTGGGCGAATGCGGGCGTAACGATCGTGTCGTATCAGGACCAGGATCAGGTCTACGCGGATCTCGCGGCGGGCCGGCTCGACGCGGCGGTTCAGGAAGCGCAGACCGCATCGGACGGCTTCCTGAAGAAGCCCGAAGGACACGACTACACGATCATCGGCGACCCGCTGCGCGACCCGGCAACGCTCGGCGAAGGCACCGGCTTCGGTCTGCGCAAGGGCGACGCGGCGCTGAAGACGAAGGTCGTCGCCGCGCTCGATTCACTGAAGAAAGACGGCACGCTGTCGACGCTGTCGCAGAAGTACTTCGGGCGCGACATCGTCGCGAAGTGAAGCATTGCAGCGCAGACGGAATCTGATTTAGAGTCGGACGCTTCGGGTCGCGCGCTCGCGCGGCCCGATTTCTTTTCAGCACGCACAAAACGCGGAGACGGCAGCACCATGGATTTCGACGTGATCGTACTGGGAGCCGGCATCGTCGGCGTTTCGTCGGCCCTGCACCTGCAGGACCGCGGACGGCGCGTCGCGCTGGTCGACCGGCGCGCTCCCGGCGAGGAAACGAGCTTCGGCAACGCAGGGTTGATCGAACGCTCGTCGATCGTGCCGTACGCGTTTCCGCGCAAGCTCGGCACGCTGCTGCGCTATGCGCGCAACCAGTCGACCGATCTCTATTGGGACTACCGCGCGCTGCCCTCGTTCGCGACGTGGCTCGCGCGCTTCTGGTGGGAATCGTCGCCGCAGCGGCTCGCCGGCGCCGCGCGCGACATGCTGCCGCTGATCCGTCAGAGCGGCACCGAACACGAAGCGCTGATCGCGCGCGCGGACGTCGCATCGCTCGTGCACGCGCGCGGCTGGATCGAAGGCTTTCGTACGCACGCGGCTTTCGAACGCGAAGCCACCGATGCCGAACACGCCGCACGCGAATACGGCCTGCACGTGACACCGCTCGACGCTGCCGCGCTGCGCGCAAGCGAGCCGGGGTTAGGCGAAGGCTTCGTCGGTGCATTGCACTGGCACGATCCGCAGAGCGTGTCGAATCCCGGCGCGTTGACGAAAGGCTATGCACGCCTGTTCGAGCGAGCCGGCGGCACGCTGCTCACCGGCGACGCGACGACGGTGCGCGAGGAACGCGACGGCTGGAGCGTCGAGACTTCAACTGGTCGTATCGCTGCGCGCGAGGTCGTGGTCACGCTCGGGCCGTGGTCCGACACGGTGTTCGCGCCGCTCGGCTATCGCATTCCGCTGCGCGCGAAACGCGGTTATCACATGCACTATCGGCCGACGCATACGCTGCTGTCGCAGCCCATCCTCGATAGCGAACAGGGTTATGTGATCGCGCCGATGGACGGCGATCGGCTGCGGCTCACGACAGGCGTCGAGATCGCCCTTCGCGGCGCGCCGCCGACCACCATCCAGCTCGAACGCGCCGAGCGCGCTGCGAAACCGCTGTTCGGTCTGGGCGAGCGCGTCGACGCGGCGCCGTGGCTCGGCATGCGGCCCTGCACGCCGGACATGCGTCCCGTGATCGGGCCTGCGCCCCGGCATCGCGGGCTGTGGTTCGCGTTCGGCCACAACCATCACGGACTCACGCTCGGACCCGTCACCGGAAGGTTGCTCGCGGAGATGATGACGAACGCCGAACCGTTCACCGATCCGCGGCCGTATCGTCCCGCGCGCTTCGATTGAAACGCGCACGCGCTGACATCACGTCGATGTGCGCAGCCGTGCGCGAATTTTGTCCACGTGGCGCCGGTCTTTTTGACATGCGATAACCGGGTATCCCCTTGACGGAGCACACCCGATGGCCACGCTCGAAGCGTTCCGCGCCGCGCTCGACGATGAACGCACGCCCGAGATCATCCGCAACCACATCATCGATTCGCTGCAGTACACGCTGCGCAATCACGGACAGATTTTCACGTCGAAGGAAGTCGAGTGGCTCGCCGAGTGGGATGACGCACGCATTCCGCTGGCCGCGTCCCGCGAGCTGAAAAAGCGGGTCGTCGAGGCGGGTTGAAAAAAAGGCGTCACGTCCCCATCTGTCAAGGCATCCGCCCGCCGCGTCAATGCACGCCGTGCGGGCACGATGCCGTCCGCCGGAACTTTTCACTATCCAATATGGCCCATTTAGGGCATTATGTTGGGATAGTGGTTTCCTGCAGCACCGTCGTTTCATCGGCATTCCGCAACACCCCCGACTGCTCGACCGCCGCTTGCCGGCAGTCTCGTCATTTCGACAATGCGCCCATGTGCATTCGTCGTCGCGAGTTGCACTGCTTGTCATGCGCCCGGCATCCCTGCGATGCCAGCGTGTTTCTTCTCCACCCAATCCGCGCTTTTGCGGCTGCGTTCGATGCCTGGGCCAAGGCGTGAACCAACTTTTTCCATTGCGGCGCGCCCTCGTGCGCGGCGCCGCTGACACGCCGTGGCCGCGCGCTGCGCGAAACGGCGATGTACGAACAGGACATATTCATGATTCAAGCTGTCAAGACCTACAAGGGTTACGAAATTCATCCGCTGATCTATCCGCGCCGCCCGTCGGACGGACAGCCCAGCCGCCGGCCGGACGCTGGCTACGAAGCGTCGGTGCGCATCTGCCGCGTCGGTGCCAACCCGGTTGCAGACGGTCGCGTATTCCGCCTGCCCTACCTGTGGCCTTTCGAAGGCTCGGGCAAGGCCCGGCTCGCGTGCATGGCGCACGCGGAACAACTGATCGATGGCCGTGTAGACGGCCAGTCGGTCGCCGATCTTTGATTCATCGACGAGGAGCGATATATGGCAAAAGAAGAACTGCTTGAACTGGACGGTATCGTCGACGAAGTGCTTCCGGACAGCCGCTACCGCGTCACGCTCGATAACGGCGTCGTGGTCGGCGCGTATGCGTCGGGTCGCATGCGCAAGAACCACATCCGTATTCTCGCGGGCGACCGCGTCACGCTCGAACTGTCGGTCTACGATCTGACCAAAGGCCGGATCAACTTCCGCCACAAGGACGAGCGCGCCAGCGGCGGCGGCACGGGTACGCGTAACGCCGCATTCCGGCGCCGCTAACCGGCACGCGCGCCGTCTCCGTTTCTCGTGAAGCGGATGCGGCGCAGGTCGGCTTGACGTAGCGTCGTGGGCGTGGGGCCGGCGAACACGCCGTCCGCGCCCGTCGCGCGCTGTACGGTCACACGTCACAGCGACCGGCTTTCACCTCATCCCCCTTCTCTCGAATCCGGCCCGCAGCCTGCGTCGCTGGACACCCGCACCATCGCTTCAACGCCACCCGCAGCAGTCGACCCGCGATTCCGGTTAGACTATTTGCATGGAAAAGTGCCGTTATTGCGACAAGATACGCGACGAATGGGATTGCCACGGGGACGAGTGCCGGCGGTCGATCGCCACGGCGCTGCGACGCCAGCGCGCCGGACTGCCGATGGTGCCGAAAATCATCCGCAACGAGATTCCCGCCGACGCGACCACCCGTGAAGTCATCACGGTGCTGTCGCGTCAGCGTCTTCGCGCGCGCCGCGGCAATGAGGAGCGCCGCGAACGCAAGGAAGTCGAGGATCCGGACAACAGCTGACCTCTCGAACGCGCGGGTTCCCGTCTGCGCCTCTGCCTACTGAACCGTGACTGTTGCCTTCATGTTCGGGTGGATCCCGCAGAAAATCCGGTACACCCCCGGCTTGTCGAATTTGAACTGAAACGTGTCGTTCTGATCGAGCGCCGCCGAGCGAAACGTGCCCGCGTCATCGACGACCGTATGCGGTTCCCCATCGAGGTTCTTCCACGTGACGGTCGATCCCGCCTTGACCGTCAACGCCATCGGCGAAAACATGAAATTCTTGATGACGACCGCGTTCGCGTGCGCGTCGTCGGCTCGCGCGACTCCGGAAAACAGGGTCGTTGCCGCGATCAGTGCGACCGCCGCCGCGGACCGCTGCAATCCGCGGCCAAAGAGAATGATGTTCATGAGTGAAATCCTTGTGGGGAGTGAGCGGTAATCAGACGAGCGTCGTATCGGCGAGCGTCGCCTTCAGCGGATGCTGCTCGATGCGGATGCGCGTGACGCCGAGCATCTTCGGCAACTGATCGCCTGCAACCGTCAGCGGCATCGGACCGGGACCGTTGCCCGCCGTCGGCTGCGGATAGGCCGTCGAACGCGCGGTATGGAACGTGATGTTCCCCTCCACCTTCGACACGATCTGGTGAATGTGCCCGTTCAGCACCGTCACCGAACCGAAGCGCTTCAGATAGCTCATCGCTTCGCCCGCATCGCCGGTCCCCCATCCCCACGGCTCGTAGATCGTCCACATCGGCATGTGCGCGAAGACGACGATCGGCGTGCTCGACGAGCGCCCCTTCAGATCGTTTTCCAGCCACGCGAGCTGATCCGCGCCAAGGGCGCCCAACCCGTTCGCCTTGAAGTGCATCACATTGACGAGGCCGATGAAATGCACGCCGTCGTGATCGAAGCTGTAGTAGCCGCGATTGTCCGACGCCGCGCCGAAGCGCTTGAAGTACTCGGTGCCGGGACCGTCGGTGACGTCGTGTTCGCCGGGCACGGTATGCAGCTCGGTGATGTTCAGACCCGACAGCAGTTGCGAAGCGAGATCGAATTCCGATGCGCGCGACAGATGCGTGATGTCGCCGGTGTGGATCGTGAGCGCGGGCTTGACCGGCATCGCGTTGACGAGATCGATCGTCTGTTTGAGCGTACCCGCGACGTC
Encoded here:
- a CDS encoding cupredoxin domain-containing protein, producing the protein MNIILFGRGLQRSAAAVALIAATTLFSGVARADDAHANAVVIKNFMFSPMALTVKAGSTVTWKNLDGEPHTVVDDAGTFRSAALDQNDTFQFKFDKPGVYRIFCGIHPNMKATVTVQ
- a CDS encoding metallophosphoesterase family protein, which gives rise to MSSDHPSHPSRRAALKCLAFGSAGTLFMLAGGVLTPVELALAASSADDGTTQAGSGVPLFLQISDSHIGFNKEANPDVAGTLKQTIDLVNAMPVKPALTIHTGDITHLSRASEFDLASQLLSGLNITELHTVPGEHDVTDGPGTEYFKRFGAASDNRGYYSFDHDGVHFIGLVNVMHFKANGLGALGADQLAWLENDLKGRSSSTPIVVFAHMPMWTIYEPWGWGTGDAGEAMSYLKRFGSVTVLNGHIHQIVSKVEGNITFHTARSTAYPQPTAGNGPGPMPLTVAGDQLPKMLGVTRIRIEQHPLKATLADTTLV
- a CDS encoding ABC transporter substrate-binding protein codes for the protein MNLKLFFCAAVCLAGAAHAQSAQPGTLRFGIEAAYPPFESKSPTGQLQGFDVDVGNAVCAKLKMKCVWVENAFDGLIPALQARKFDVINSAMNITAKRQQSIDFTPPIYIVPIVAIARRDSNLLPNTTSLHGKRVGVLQGSAQEDFLKKHWANAGVTIVSYQDQDQVYADLAAGRLDAAVQEAQTASDGFLKKPEGHDYTIIGDPLRDPATLGEGTGFGLRKGDAALKTKVVAALDSLKKDGTLSTLSQKYFGRDIVAK
- the infA gene encoding translation initiation factor IF-1 gives rise to the protein MAKEELLELDGIVDEVLPDSRYRVTLDNGVVVGAYASGRMRKNHIRILAGDRVTLELSVYDLTKGRINFRHKDERASGGGTGTRNAAFRRR
- a CDS encoding NAD(P)/FAD-dependent oxidoreductase, which translates into the protein MDFDVIVLGAGIVGVSSALHLQDRGRRVALVDRRAPGEETSFGNAGLIERSSIVPYAFPRKLGTLLRYARNQSTDLYWDYRALPSFATWLARFWWESSPQRLAGAARDMLPLIRQSGTEHEALIARADVASLVHARGWIEGFRTHAAFEREATDAEHAAREYGLHVTPLDAAALRASEPGLGEGFVGALHWHDPQSVSNPGALTKGYARLFERAGGTLLTGDATTVREERDGWSVETSTGRIAAREVVVTLGPWSDTVFAPLGYRIPLRAKRGYHMHYRPTHTLLSQPILDSEQGYVIAPMDGDRLRLTTGVEIALRGAPPTTIQLERAERAAKPLFGLGERVDAAPWLGMRPCTPDMRPVIGPAPRHRGLWFAFGHNHHGLTLGPVTGRLLAEMMTNAEPFTDPRPYRPARFD